The following are encoded in a window of Primulina eburnea isolate SZY01 chromosome 4, ASM2296580v1, whole genome shotgun sequence genomic DNA:
- the LOC140831122 gene encoding uncharacterized protein, whose product MYNGIGLQTARGSGTNGHVQTNKFFIRPRTNKVAMESNKGFESGQGMAGVSRKANKDILEHDRKRKIQLKLLVLEEKLIDQGYTDAEIEEKLDEARKSLEANDNVDEGSNSAVIPERVSETQTHQIAALKEKQMETLKAALGIESEGDREKKHYDAMATSIEENYDEDEPRNVHKKNTADIRKHHVKNVRDEKDDTEKVFKTNTSSRDEPKFDREDKIRGVHNDSSDSDSDQKRGRKAKSKPKKDSRRAVTDDDSKIGVRKRREETSRTQKKSVKHDSVSSGSESQSGHSSDSGSESDRDKPYGKAHKRCDSDDDNCSDSSPNRSKLKHPSKRRRRDDYSSDEDRGYKTKKSKSKRRSSYDDDSSDEGNHHTQKRTQPRYSRQQVSDGSSDEGPKNKTRRLKGPSRSKRHASDDELYDNRSKKDDTEKHSNRADDTFKKLEQLYKSKEDGSGDDRDRGRWDGQPDGKAKKLYPTKDRGSGGSDIELDRQNKSYREENNARYSRPPRHSGKNLDTDDHGDALRSRKESRHDDKRDDHYREYYGRSRREWGDEEDLRGNKHDRDGGKDSSRKHEEKLEHQQVKRGKDEEEEHRSRKDERERGNTLKRARYDDARSTRRDDDNRNDDRRPRHRS is encoded by the exons ATGTACAACGGAATAGGATTGCAGACAGCGAGAGGTTCTGGCACCAATGGCCATGTCCAAACCAACAAGTTCTTCATCAGGCCGAGGACCAACAAAGTTGCTATGGAGTCGAACAAAGGCTTCGAATCGGGTCAGGGAATGGCTGGCGTATCCCGAAAAGCCAATAAGGATATATTGGAGCACGACCGTAAGCGTAAGATTCAACTCAAGCTTCTTGTGTTGGAGGAGAAGCTGATCGATCAGGGTTACACTGATGCGGAGATTGAGGAGAAGCTTGATGAGGCGAGGAAGTCGCTTGAGGCTAATGATAATGTTGATGAAGGGAGTAATTCAGCAGTCATCCCGGAAAG GGTTTCGGAGACGCAGACTCACCAGATTGCTGCATTGAAGGAAAAACAGATGGAAACGCTAAAAGCTGCTCTTGGAATAGAATCTGAAGGTGATAGAGAAAAGAAGCACTATGATGCCATGGCCACAAGCATTGAAGAGAATTATGATGAGGATGAACCAAGAAATGTTCACAAAAAGAATACTGCTGATATTCGTAAGCATCATGTAAAGAATGTAAGAGATGAGAAGGATGACACGGAGAAGGTTTTTAAGACAAATACATCTAGCAGGGATGAACCCAAGTTTGACAGAGAGGACAAAATCAGAGGGGTACACAATGATTCATCTGACTCAGACAGCGACCAGAAGCGTGGGAGAAAGGCAAAGAGtaaacccaagaaggacagtAGAAGAGCAGTTACCGATGATGATTCTAAGATTGGTGTTCGCAAGAGGAGGGAAGAGACATCAAGGACACAAAAAAAATCCGTAAAACACGATAGTGTTTCTTCTGGTTCAGAATCTCAATCTGGGCATAGTTCTGATTCTGGTTCTGAGTCTGACCGTGACAAGCCTTATGGAAAAGCTCATAAGCGTTGTGATTCAGATGATGACAACTGTTCTGATTCCAGCCCCAATCGTTCAAAGCTAAAGCATCCTTCAAAACGCAGACGACGTGATGATTATAGTTCTGATGAAGACCGTGGGTACAAGACTAAAAAGTCAAAAAGCAAACGTCGCAGTTCTTATGATGATGATAGTTCCGATGAAGGCAATCACCATACTCAGAAGAGAACCCAGCCTAGGTACAGTAggcagcaggtctctgatggtAGTTCTGATGAAGGTCCAAAAAATAAGACTCGGAGGTTAAAAGGACCTTCGAGGAGCAAGCGGCATGCTTCTGATGATGAGCTCTATGACAACAGATCAAAAAAAGATGATACGGAGAAGCATTCTAATAGAGCTGACGACACATTTAAGAAATTGGAACAACTGTATAAATCGAAGGAAGATGGATCTGGAGATGATCGTGACCGAGGAAGATGGGATGGACAACCTGATGGGAAGGCAAAAAAGTTATATCCAACAAAAGACAGGGGGAGTGGGGGTTCTGATATTGAATTGGATAGACAGAATAAATCATATAGGGAAGAGAATAATGCCAGATATTCAAGACCACCTAGACACAGTGGAAAAAACCTTGATACTGATGACCATGGGGATGCACTACGCAGTAGGAAGGAATCACGGCATGACGATAAGAGAGATGACCATTATCGTGAATATTATGGACGAAGTAGAAGAGAATGGGGAGATGAAGAAGACCTCCGTGGAAATAAACATGACAGAGATGGAGGTAAAGATTCAAGCAGAAAACATGAGGAAAAGTTAGAGCACCAACAGGTAAAACGTGGAAAAGATGAGGAAGAGGAACACAGGAGTAGAAAagatgagagagagagagggaaCACTTTGAAGAGAGCTAGGTATGATGATGCACGTTCTACAAGAAGAGATGACGATAATCGGAATGATGATAGGAGGCCTAGACATCGGTCATAG
- the LOC140831127 gene encoding uncharacterized protein isoform X2, with product MLSCKFEGSDVMERQNEHFSAFMRNHIKWETVDARPYLAFDVKLNLALERMMQALVVDQLVPLLVQQLLQDYEDWVHLQTSHLLK from the exons TTTGAGGGTTCTGATGTAATGGAACGCCAGAATGAACACTTCTCAG CTTTCATGAGGAATCATATAAAATGGGAAACTGTTGATGCTAGACCATATTTGGCCTTCGATGTGAAGTTAAATCTTGCCCTTGAG AGAATGATGCAGGCCTTAGTGGTGGACCAGTTAGTGCCATTGCTTGTGCAACAGCTGCTCCAAGATTACGAGGATTGGGTTCATCTCCAAACCAGTCACCTCCTAAAGTAG
- the LOC140831121 gene encoding uncharacterized protein, with translation MAFTIKQTSLIVATLGVLSFIFGVIAENKKPASGNIITGKSFVICKYPADPTVVLGYLSVAFLAVSTGFSYFALFYPYKGKSIPQAALFQNTSFLIFFNVALATTGLAATLLLWPTITEQLHQVRNVHHNLATECPTAKTGLLGGGAFLSLDSCLFWLVALMLADNAREDYFGDSVEKTATGYGTDDAIKGSA, from the exons ATGGCTTTTACAATCAAGCAAACTTCTTTGATAGTGGCGACTCTTGGGGTGCTTTCCTTCATATTTGGAGTTATTGCGGAGAACAAGAAG CCGGCATCTGGCAACATCATAACTGGGAAGAGCTTTGTCATTTGCAAGTATCCAGCTGACCCTACCGTTGTCTTGGGTTATTTGTCTGTTGCTTTCCTTGCCGTCTCCACTGGGTTTAGTTATTTCGCCTTGTTCTATCCATACAAAGGAAAGTCAATTCCACAGGCAGCTCTATTCCAAAACACAAGCTTTCTCATCTTCTTCAATGTTGCTTT GGCGACTACTGGTTTGGCTGCCACATTGTTGTTATGGCCGACCATCACAGAACAACTTCACCAGGTCCGCAACGTCCATCACAATCTTGCAACCGAGTGCCCCACGGCCAAGACTGGTCTTCTAGGTGGAGGGGCGTTTTTATCTCTTGATTCTTGCCTATTCTGGCTCGTTGCATTGATGTTAGCTGACAATGCCCGAGAGGATTACTTTGGAGATTCCGTCGAGAAAACTGCTACCGGTTATGGCACTGATGATGCTATAAAAGGCAGTGCCTAA
- the LOC140831127 gene encoding uncharacterized protein isoform X1: MASTKYHSASSPLLGHLFQESFTSTTRCMLPQIKFFNFEVAPVLDLQVTPTSEDCIVEMLSCEFEGSDVMERQNEHFSAFMRNHIKWETVDARPYLAFDVKLNLALERMMQALVVDQLVPLLVQQLLQDYEDWVHLQTSHLLK, translated from the exons ATGGCATCAACTAAGTACCACTCTGCATCTTCTCCATTACTTGGCCATCTTTTTCAAGAATCCTTCACCTCCACAACCAG GTGCATGCTGCCGCAGattaaatttttcaattttgagGTTGCACCGGTTTTAGACTTGCAAGTAACTCCAACAAGTGAAGATTGCATAGTCGAGATGTTGTCTTGCGAG TTTGAGGGTTCTGATGTAATGGAACGCCAGAATGAACACTTCTCAG CTTTCATGAGGAATCATATAAAATGGGAAACTGTTGATGCTAGACCATATTTGGCCTTCGATGTGAAGTTAAATCTTGCCCTTGAG AGAATGATGCAGGCCTTAGTGGTGGACCAGTTAGTGCCATTGCTTGTGCAACAGCTGCTCCAAGATTACGAGGATTGGGTTCATCTCCAAACCAGTCACCTCCTAAAGTAG